Within the Candidatus Reidiella endopervernicosa genome, the region GACTCGATAGGCGCTCAAGAAAATGGCTATCACCACCGAGCCTCTCGGAGATGCGCTCAACCACCCCCTGACCTCTGACCGTTTCGATCTCTGCAATCAGGTCATCAAGTGTGTAACTTTCGCTGCCACCCTCATTGGGTAAGCCGGAGCTATCGAGTAGCCCCGAAGGCTGGCAATCACATTGCGTCGATCCTGCTCATCGCTCGTCCCTCGGTTCACCACCTGATAGAGCACCCGGATATCGGGCACCACACCCTGCTCCTTCAGATAGCTGTTAAAACGTTTATAGAGCGGCGAGAACTCTGTGGTGAGCGCCGTCTCAATCACAATAATCACATCCTGGCGGCTATCTATAGTGGCGTAGATGAATGAGAGCAGATCCATCAGCCCCTCTACAACCTGCTGCGGCGCCATCTCCTCGATCTGGCTATCGGTCTCCAGACCAAACAGAACAGCCATACGCATCATGCGCTGACCGCCATGGAGAGCGAAGTGAGGGCGGTTAGTCCCGATAGTCGACGCCGCTGCCTATTCGTAGTTGAGAGCGCGAGCGAACGACGGAGAAGATGCAGCAGCGGCTTTATGTCGGCGTAGAGTCACTGAGGGAGTTGTGTAGAGCAGCGAAGAGGTGATTACGCAACGAACGCAGGACGGTCGGGGCGCCGCAGGCATAAACGGTCGCGTGAAGTTTTTGCTGTTTGCTTGGGCTTGGATGCCCAAAACAAACTTTCGCAAAATAGCGACTCCCGGGCGTGATTGAGCTCTCACCACCGACACGCTGGATCGTGGAAGTGATGCTATTGATTAGCAGTCGCTCATCCATCTCATCGTGCTCAACCAGTGAGAGTTCATCAAGTGAGAAGCTGTGAATGTCGGTCTCACCCTGCGCTTCAACCACATGGCCGATCCGTTGCAGATCGCGACTGATTTTCGCTAGAAACTCCTCACGAATTCTCGCCTGGCCCGCCTCGAATTGAGACAGTGCAAAGAGCAGTTCATTCTGCTGCTGCGCCTCGTGGCAGTTGGTTGCGATACTGAATAGATCGTTACTCAGCTTTCTGGCGAAGGCATCAAAAGAGGTACCCAGTAGTGTCGTAAACTGCCTGACCGACGACTCCCGGTTTAGTGTCATCGTCGCCGAGTCCACAACCTCGCCACCCGGCTCTGGTTCACTCGACGCTACGCCAGGTGTATAGACGATTTGATCTCGAAGCTGCTCTACCAGCGCCGACTCATCATGGAGATAGGCAACACCGATCTGTGCCCGCATCATCCGCACGATGCGGGCAGAGACAGAAATTGTATTCGACTCTGTTGCGCTATCGAGATGCAGATGGATCGGCACCACCAGCCCCTCGGATATCGGCGTACCCATCGCCGAGAAGCGGGAGAGGATCGCATCCTCAACCTCCACGCAGAGGCCATTCTGACTGAAATCTCGGATCCTGCACGCCACCGGTGCATCAACATCGAAGCCGATCTCACCTGTCAGGAGTACTGAATAACGTTGGTGCGCCCTTTTCTCTCTTTTTGTCACGCCCGTCCTGCATATATATCGCACGGCAAATGCCGTAGCAGCCTAGATTATCGGCTAGCGTGACAGAAGGGAACAAACCATACAAATTTAATCAATTTATGGCTCAAACGGGATTGATGGACTCGTTCAGTTCCTTCTCAAACTCATCAACAGGGAGTGGGCGATTGAAATAGTAACCCTGGAAGTGGTGACAACCACTGTGTTTTAGAAAATCGAGCTGACCTCGTGTTTCAACACCCTCCGCAATCACCTCCAGGCCAAGGTGGTGAGTCATCGAGATAATCGTCTCAACAATGGCCGACCCGCTATCCCCCTTCTCGATATCGCGAACAAACGACTGATCGATCTTGAGCTTGTCGAGCGGTAGACGTTTCAGATAGGAGAGCGATGAGTAGCCGGTACCAAAGTCATCAATCGCGAAGCTGATGCCAATCGACTTGAGCTGTGTCATCTTGTCGATCGTCTCCTCAACATTTTCCAGCAACATACCCTCGGTCAACTCCAGCTCGACACGGCTCGGATC harbors:
- a CDS encoding PilZ domain-containing protein — its product is MTKREKRAHQRYSVLLTGEIGFDVDAPVACRIRDFSQNGLCVEVEDAILSRFSAMGTPISEGLVVPIHLHLDSATESNTISVSARIVRMMRAQIGVAYLHDESALVEQLRDQIVYTPGVASSEPEPGGEVVDSATMTLNRESSVRQFTTLLGTSFDAFARKLSNDLFSIATNCHEAQQQNELLFALSQFEAGQARIREEFLAKISRDLQRIGHVVEAQGETDIHSFSLDELSLVEHDEMDERLLINSITSTIQRVGGESSITPGSRYFAKVCFGHPSPSKQQKLHATVYACGAPTVLRSLRNHLFAALHNSLSDSTPT